The Labilibaculum sp. sequence GGGCATTGGGTTAATACTTCGGTTTTGGTTTTCTTATCAAATTCATTGAGGAAGAAACGGGCATCGGCACCGTGGTAATATCTTTTCTTTCCTCCTATGGTTGCGATGATCGATGTTTTTCGACTCGGAACTCCTTTTATCTTTTTTCGGTTTGGGTTGGTGGTTCTAATCAGGTTGAATTCATTTCCTAAATCTTTAATCAGGTTGATAATTTCTTTTTCCTTTTGGCTTCGTTTGGCTTGTCTTTTCTCGGATACTTTCAGATTATAGGCTTTATCCCTGCATTTTCTTTGATCGTTGCAATACTTGGAATCGCTTTTCTGACCTGTTATCTCTTTTCCGCAAGTCAAACAATATTTCTTTTTCTCTTTTCCCTCCCTCTGGTCGTGATTATCGCACCGTACAATACGTGGTGTATTCGTAACATCTTTTTGTGCGTTTTCATCTAAGCAGTTCCATTTTTTTAAGGGTTCAAATTCGGTGTATTCGTAACACTTTTTTGTGCGTGCAAATGCTGAAATCTCCAATAAAATCATGCCTTTCAGGATGTTTTTAATGTCCCGTTTTGCGTAGGTTTTTATTAAGTCCTCAAGAAGTTTCTTGTTTCGTTGGCGGTTTGTGTTATTCCTTTGGTCTTTAATCCACCAATCGGGATTTCGTAAGTCCTTAAACTTGCTTTTGTATTTGGTTGGAAGTTTACGGGTAGTCTTGATTTGATTCCATTCAAAAAAGATTGTTTTATCAATGAATTTCAAATACTTATCGCTAATCAGATTGGCAAGCTTTGTTCTATCCAGCAAATCAGATAAACATGTAATTCCGTAGTTTTCAACTGCTCTCATTTTGGTAAACTTGGTTTCAATGCGAAGCATTTCGGATTGTAAACAAGCTTGTTCCATTTTATCGTAGAATTTGTAAGTAACATTTGCGGTTTTAAACTTGCTCCCATAGCCTAACTTTCCGTTAATTTCCATATCAGAACGCTCTATACCACCACAATATAAAATGCTATCCAGAAAGGTTTTAGTATTTATTTTAGACTTGGAAGTATCAAGGTTTAAACCAATTTCAAAACCTCTTAAAATGGCTTTTTCTGGAACCACACCGAACTCTGACAACTGACTAACAGCCTTTTCGAAATCATCAAAAGTGAAGCGATCACCATTGTGTAAGCCATTGTTATAATACTTGTGTATAGATCCTTTTATTTTGACTTTTCCTTTGGGTTCTTTAGTGAACTCCAAGCCATTATAATAAGCTTTACTACTTCCTATCTTCTCACCAGAATCATCACTAGTAAGCGAATTGAAGCGCAGTTTTGGGTGTTTATTCCAAACCTGAGTATCAAAATCAGTAAGCTCTATGATAATTAAGTCAATCAAGGGTGAGAAAAGAGTAAAAAAAGTGGTGAGTTAATTTGCAAAAAAAATGGTGTATGCGTAACACAAATACGTGCGTTTCCATTACTCATTTGAGCAATTTTCGTAAAAAAACAGGCTTGAAAAAACCTGTGTATTCGTAACACTTTTTTTTGTGTTATTAGTTCTGTATAGCTCATTTTTATTGCCAAACAGGAATTTTTATACAATTGGTTTTACTGGACGTAAAGCGTCATCTAGCTCTGAACGTTTAAAGCGGTTTGCATTACCAATTTTATAAACCGTTACAATACCCTGTCCAATCCAATTGTAAAGAGTTTTTCGACATATTCTCAAATAGTCAAGTGTTTCGGCAGTGTTCATATACGGACTTTCAATTTTTGCTTTCATCTGTGTGTGTTTTTGTGTATGTTTGTACATGTTTATAGTTTCAAATAGCAACTATATTAATATTATTTCATTTTGAATGTGTAACACACTGTAAATGTACGTATTTTAAAGTGTTTTTCAATGTGTGATACACGCTTTTACTTTATAAAAACATCTATTTATCATGGAATCATCTATTATTGAAAGGGTTAAAGAGATAAGAAATAAGAATAAAGTTTCTCAAATTGAATTTGCCAACTCATTAGGCGTATCTGCTTCATATATTGCTGGGCTTGAAATGGGGAGGAATAGTTTAAATCAGAAATTTATATTTGCTGTTAAAGAGAAATATAATATTTCGGCTGATTGGCTACTATTTGGAGAACACTCAACAGACAACACCTTAAACATTGACATCTTAAAGCTCGTTATTGCTCTAGATAACTCTAATAGATTCATTGTTCATTCCATGCAAAAATTCATTGAGCAAACACAAAATGGCACAAACGCTGAACTAAAGCAAGATCTTCTAGAAAATGATACTCTCGGATATTACAATCAATTAAAAAACTTAGAAGCAGAAAAGAAAGCGTTATACACTTCAATACTAGAAGAAGCTGTTATGGGTGACAAGTCACATTTTGAAATCACACAAAAAATCCAATATTACACTGATCTCAACATGAAGCTTAATGGTCTAATCAGCGAAACACTAGTTAAAATGGATTCTTTTGAATTTATTGATAATACTTCTATTTTAAAACACCTTAAAAGTTTCAAATAGTCTATTTTGAAACACTAAAAACACATTCAGATTGCCATGCCTTAAGCAAAATATCAGCATGCTCTTTATTATCCAACTTGATATATTTATAAAAGCTTTTCTCGGTGCGGTGTCCTGTTATCTTCATTATGGTAGCCGTTGGGATTCCTTTTTGATAGCTATTTGTAGCAAAAGAACGTCGACCAGCATGAGAACTGACTAACTCATATTTTTTAAATGCTTGATCAACCAATACACCTTTGACATAGGATTTTTGCCTAACGACTTGGTTTATTTTTGCAATCTTGCAAACCTCTTTTAATTGTGCATTGATCTTAGCATTGGACTTAAACTGATAATCGTATTTTTCCAATATTCTTAAAACTTGAGGCAATATTGGAATTGTTACCCGATCACCTGTTTTTGCCTGAACCGTATTTATATAATTCCCTGACACACTACCACGGCTTAAGCTTATTATATCCTGATATCGCAAACCAGTATAACAACCGATGATAAAAATGTCTCTTGAGCGCTCTAAATGCGGTTTATCGGATAAATCTACAGCTAGAATAGCCCTAACTTCCAAATCCGTTAAATAAATATTTTCTGCATCAACCGAAATTCTTTTAAAATGATTGCTTTTAAAACCTTTACTATCAGTTATACCTTGTGCAGTAGCTTCATTCATCAGAGTTTTTAAAGCCTGTATGTATTTGCCTAATGTATTGGGACTATACTGATATTTTTCTTTCAGAAAGGCGAGAAAATTATAATAAAAATCAAGATCTATATTATCAAAATCCAGAGGTTTACCGCAGTAATTTTTGAACTCGCTTAAGTGTTCATGCAACAACCTAAATTTACTGATTGTCGATTTGGCAAGAGGTTTACCTGTTTTGGGATTAATCTTTTTACTTTGCTGATCAGAAAACGACTTAGCAAAACTTAATAAATCGATTCTGGTTTCTTTTTCATTGGATAAAGCTCTTTTGATAAGCTCTCTTACTTCATCCTTTGTTCGGGGCTGATTTTCCAAATAAAACCTTTGAAAACGTTCTTTACTTTCCAATAAATAGCGATTAATATCAACCCTATTGACAATACTGGCAATGTTTTTGATTTGTTGAGCATTAATATTCCAATACTCCTTTTTTAGCTTTATTCCTGTACTAGTCTGAATTTCAACATTAAAATGCTTAATTCGTGCTACGATAGTATTGTTACGTACTTGAAAATTTAAATTCATATCTTGTATTTATGTTTCATAAAAGCATACCCTAATTTGTACCACTTTGTAAAAAGACACCCATTTTGAACTCTTAATACTTTACAAAGATACAATAATTTGCTTTCATTTACACACCATCCACTTTCATACAAACGGTGACAAGACACAAAAAAAGCCTTAAATAGTCTTTCAACTACTTAAGGCTTAGTGCTTTAATCTATTATTAAGAATTATTCTCAATATATTCGGAGTAGCCCCAACAGGACTCGAACCTGTATCTAGTGTTTAGGAAACACTTGTTCTATCCCTTGAACTATGGGGCCAAAAGACATGCAAAAATATTCAAATCTTGCTAATCAACAAAACAATTGCAGAAAGCTTTTAAATAAATAAAAAATAGGTACAGATTATTCCTCTTCCTGAAACAGCTCATGAAGCACCGATAAGGATTTTAAATTGCTAAAACCATCGATTTGAAGAGCGTAAAAGTTCAAAATTGCGCGCAAAAGCACATTCCCATCTTCTTTGCTCATTTTTAAATTTTTAAAAAGATCAATTGAAGTAGAGAATAAAGAATAAAGCTTTCGACTTAAGCATTTTTCAAGACAATGTGCATGTATCCTGTCTTCCTCCACAAAAAAGCCGTTATCCATATCAAAAAATGCTTTTTGATCGGACCAATTGAGCTGAGGGTAAAAACCCAGGAAACGGGTCAGCTTGCTCAAGAAATACAAATGAAATCGTCCAATAGGTTCTTCGGTAAGATCAAGATAACGTATGCTATTGTACAGGAAACCAAACAGTTCCTGATTCCGTTCTTCTTCCCTCAGTACTTTTGAGCATACTTCTGTAAGAAACAGAACCATTGTGCTTTTGTACACATCAAAAACTAAATTGTTTAGATTCTCACAAAGCCGAACCTCTTTTAACGACTGAATATTCTTTCCTTCCCGATGATAAACTTCCATTTCCAAAAGAAAAAACGGACGAAACAGGTTACTTTTCATACTTGATTTTTTGGATCTTCCACCTTTCACCATGTATGACTGACGACCAAACTTTTCGGTATACACCTGAACAATCAAGCTGGTTTCGCCATACTTAATCTGATTCAGAACAATTCCTTTGGTCTTATGAATCATCAGAATTTAATTTAATGAATGAATAGTAATTTAATCACCTTCGATTTAGATCCATCGGAATTGGAACAGAAAATAAGATATACGCCTGTATGAACGCGCGATCCATTGAAGTTTTTCCCATCCCAAATGAACTGTCCTCCGCCCGATTTTCCTTCCATCACCAAATTACCGCTAATATCGGTAATTTTTACCGTCGATTCTGCAATTAAACCGCTTACCACAACATCTCCGTGATAGGTTTCCCGAACAGGATTCGGATAAACATAGAGATTGTTGTACGATTCTGTTCCTGCAGTCACCGCACCTTTATAAGAAACCATTCCCTTATCAGTCACAAAAAAGACTTCTCCTGTTCCTGGGTTTACCGATATTCTCTGAATTGTATTCGAAGGCAAAGGGCTGTTTTCATTTGTAAAATGTACCAATTGTTCATCTCCGTTCTCTGAAATCAGGAAAACGCCGGAATTCGCTGTTCCCAGCCATTTTTGATCGGCTCCGTTCAAAGCAATTGCATTCACACTTTCCGTTCCTAATAAAAACTGAGTAGATCCATCAATGGTAATAATAGGCTGATAGGCATAAAAGTTGCCGGTTCTGAAGATATTACCCGGATTCGAATAAACAGCCACTCCGCTTGAAGTTCCCAACCAAACATCCCCTTTCTCATCTTCAATTAAATCATAAACCTTCGAACTAATTGTTGAATTGTTCTCATCACGAACTAAAAAAGAAGCCACCGCATCATCATCTTGATTGGAAAGGCTCTGATTTTCATTAAAAGCAAAAAGAGATTGCCCGGGAGCATTTAAAACCCATTTGTCTCCATTTTTAAGGCAGACAATTTTTTGCATATCTACCCGATTGGCTAAGGTTGAATAACTTAATGAAGTCCATTCTCCGGCAGGTGAAAGAATTTTTACCGGCGCAGATGAATTGGCATCTAAAATCCAAAGATTGCCATCCGAATCTGAATCCATCCCACTAATCCCTTTCGTGCCAAGAGGCGAATTTTCAAAATTCCAATTAACTTGATATTCATTGTCTTTAAATACAAATATTCCGTCACCCCAGCTGGCTGCGTAAATTAGCGATCGATCTCTTTTATTGTTTGTGAGTCTCAATAAATCAGACTTGTTGCTGAACGTAGGGATATTTTCATTTGAATAATTAGTCCATTTCTGATTTTCGAACAAAAACAATTCGGCTTTCTCTCCGGAACCATCATAAGAAGCTGTTACACCTCCGGCCACTGCCCACGTTTGTTCTGTTGCCGAAAAAATATTGGATATATTGCGACTCAGCGGGCCATCCGGTTTAATTTGATTCGCACTACTCCCAATTATCTCCTGTAATGATTTCTGATAATCAGCAACAAAAGTTCGTCCATCAACAACCAAAGCATCGTGCATTTCAGTAATACCCGAGTACTCCAAAACTTCGTTTTCAATCCCGTTCGAATTAAAAATCCGGATTTTACCGGCTTGAATTACCCATAGGCTATTGTTAATATTTCGAATGGAATAAATACGATCAAGACTTCCGGAAAAGTTAGACCAACTGCCATTGCGGTACCGATACAACTCACTTGCTGTTTCGGACACAAAACGACTTACAATAACATCTCCATCAATAAATTGCAAATGCCCGCATTTTCTTTGGTATTCAGATATACCCTGCTCTTGCTGCCAGTTGTTAAAATCGGCCAAATTACCATAAGACAAATCTGCTTTAAAAATACCCTGATCGGTTGCTGCCCATATTGCAGATGAATTTATTTTGATATCATTAACAACTAACTTTTCACCTCCTGCACCAATAAAATAGGTATCAGCTACTTCCATCTTATCCAAATTAATGACCACTATTCCAAAATCAGTTCCCAAATAAACAAACTCACCATTAGCCGTAATTGAATTGACAGACTTGTTCTCAATCAAGGAAAAATTTTTGATATCCGAAATATTCTGAATGCCTTCATCAGTAATAACATCCAAATTTCCACTTGCATAAGCAACCAAAAGACTTTGAGAACTCTCTTCCCAGCCAATGGCTGAAATTTCAGATTCCGACAAACCTTTCGTTTTGCTGTAAGCTGCTATTTCATTATCGTTTAAAGAATATGAAAACAAACCGGACTCCGTTAAACAATACAAATTTTCACCACCAACAAGCAGTCTTTTTGCCTTTTGATACGGCAAATGTTCCCTCCATTCACCTATCTTTATCTGGCTTTGACCACTTATGCTCAAAAATATAAATAACAAGGTGAAAATGTATCGAACCTGTACTATCATACAACACTTAAATTAGTAGGAAACTGCCCATGAATTCTTAATTGAAATAAAAGAGTCTACTCCTTAATACTTAGCAAATAATCGACTAATTTTCGAACGGCCAAACCTCTGTGACTGATCTTATTTTTCTCTGTCATGTCCATTTCTGCAAACGAAATGCCATATCCGCTTGGCTCAAAAATAGGATCGTAACCAAAACCGTCGATTCCTCGCTCTTTTTCAAGAATATTTCCTTCAACTACACCTTCAAACTGAATCTCCTTACCATCAATTAGCAAAGAAATTACAGTTCTAAATCTTGATTTTCGATTTTCGATTCCTTTAAGATTCTCAAGAACCTTTCTCATGTTGGCTTTAGCATCCTTTTCTTCACCAGCGTATCGTGCAGAATAAACACCTGGTTCATTATTTAATGATTCTATTTCCAATCCCGTATCATCGGCAAAGCAATTCATCTTGAATTTATCGAAGATATAACGGGCTTTTTGACTTGCATTTTCTTCCAGAGTTTCATAATCTTCCGGAATCTCATCATCACAATTAATATCTGCCAGACTTAAAAGTTCAATCTCTTCTCCTAAAAGGTTTTGTAATTCCTTCAGTTTATTTAGGTTGTTGGTTGCAAAAACAAGCTTCATATTAACTTTTTTTATCAATTTAAGGATATAAAAAAACAACGGCCACACAACCGTTGTTCAAATATATAAATTTCAAATTCATGCTTTAATAAAAACTGCCATATTTAGCCAGATCAGTTCTCGGATTGACACACATAACAGGAATATGTGCCGAATTAGCAATTACAAACTGCTCATGTGCTCCCAACATATAATCCTGAAACGATATGTTCTTGGTAGTCATGATTAAAATAATATCTGCATCGATTTTCTTCGCAAAATCCACAGTTTCCATCGCAAAATCATTGCCACCGTCAGCTGTATCAATTTCATAATCAATTCCTCTGTTTTCCAAATACTTTTTAGCAAAAACAAGATTTGCTTTTGTCCTCTGAAGCATCTGACCTTCAGGAATTTTAGGTGTAATAATCCGCATCTTAGCTTTAAAGAATTTACCCAAAAATTCAGCCCAGCTCAATTTCTCCTTATTTTCCTTTTTAAAGTCAACAGGCAATACAACGGATGAATATTTCTTTTGAACAGGAGGAGCCTGAACCACAACAAACGGAACGCGTGACCCGACAATAACCTTCAAAGCCCAACTACCGGTAAGCTTTTGCATGCCTTTAATACCATGGGTACCCATAAGCACCAACATGGAATTCATTTCTTTAGCAATATCATTAATAGATGTAAAAATACTACCCTCACGAACAAGTACCTCAGGACGAACTCCTCTCTCTTTTTCGATTTTCGCAACTGCTTCGGCCATTTTTGAATTGGCTTCATCAAGCTGTGAGTCCTTTTTAACAATGTGAAGTAAAGTAACCGTTGCATCAACATTTTCAGCAAATATCAAAGCGTGTTCCAATGCATACTCTGCGACAGCCGAAAAATCCCACGCCACAAGTATTGATCTCTTAGTGTTTTCCATAGTTTATAGTAAAAGAGGATAGTCGTAAATAGTTTTAACATAACCGTGCTACAATTTAACCATTTTCTACTAAACTAACAAATTTTAACGAAGTCTGATATTATTCCGTATTAATTTCAGCTTAAGACCATTATTTAAAAATTCTTGGCTATTTTTATTACCATTGTTTACCTTGTTTTAATTTGCAACTAATGACCCATGTCCTTAATTAATATTGCATTTTCGTATTCAACCAATTACTCATCGGGATTGCTAATCCATTTAGGAGAAAACTCGTTGAGTTTTATTTCAGAGAACATGATTTTAATAGTTGCTTTGCAACTATTTTTTCTTGCTTTGATGTACTTATGGTATAAATGGAAACTTAAAAAACAGAAAAGAGAGATTGAAAATGAATTTTACGATAAAAATCAAAAGATAATTCTGCAAAAAGACAAAGCAGAAAAACTTCTTTCTAACTTATTACCTCAGCAAACAGCAGAA is a genomic window containing:
- a CDS encoding helix-turn-helix domain-containing protein is translated as MKAKIESPYMNTAETLDYLRICRKTLYNWIGQGIVTVYKIGNANRFKRSELDDALRPVKPIV
- a CDS encoding helix-turn-helix transcriptional regulator translates to MESSIIERVKEIRNKNKVSQIEFANSLGVSASYIAGLEMGRNSLNQKFIFAVKEKYNISADWLLFGEHSTDNTLNIDILKLVIALDNSNRFIVHSMQKFIEQTQNGTNAELKQDLLENDTLGYYNQLKNLEAEKKALYTSILEEAVMGDKSHFEITQKIQYYTDLNMKLNGLISETLVKMDSFEFIDNTSILKHLKSFK
- a CDS encoding site-specific integrase; amino-acid sequence: MNLNFQVRNNTIVARIKHFNVEIQTSTGIKLKKEYWNINAQQIKNIASIVNRVDINRYLLESKERFQRFYLENQPRTKDEVRELIKRALSNEKETRIDLLSFAKSFSDQQSKKINPKTGKPLAKSTISKFRLLHEHLSEFKNYCGKPLDFDNIDLDFYYNFLAFLKEKYQYSPNTLGKYIQALKTLMNEATAQGITDSKGFKSNHFKRISVDAENIYLTDLEVRAILAVDLSDKPHLERSRDIFIIGCYTGLRYQDIISLSRGSVSGNYINTVQAKTGDRVTIPILPQVLRILEKYDYQFKSNAKINAQLKEVCKIAKINQVVRQKSYVKGVLVDQAFKKYELVSSHAGRRSFATNSYQKGIPTATIMKITGHRTEKSFYKYIKLDNKEHADILLKAWQSECVFSVSK
- the recO gene encoding DNA repair protein RecO, yielding MIHKTKGIVLNQIKYGETSLIVQVYTEKFGRQSYMVKGGRSKKSSMKSNLFRPFFLLEMEVYHREGKNIQSLKEVRLCENLNNLVFDVYKSTMVLFLTEVCSKVLREEERNQELFGFLYNSIRYLDLTEEPIGRFHLYFLSKLTRFLGFYPQLNWSDQKAFFDMDNGFFVEEDRIHAHCLEKCLSRKLYSLFSTSIDLFKNLKMSKEDGNVLLRAILNFYALQIDGFSNLKSLSVLHELFQEEE
- a CDS encoding T9SS type A sorting domain-containing protein, producing MIVQVRYIFTLLFIFLSISGQSQIKIGEWREHLPYQKAKRLLVGGENLYCLTESGLFSYSLNDNEIAAYSKTKGLSESEISAIGWEESSQSLLVAYASGNLDVITDEGIQNISDIKNFSLIENKSVNSITANGEFVYLGTDFGIVVINLDKMEVADTYFIGAGGEKLVVNDIKINSSAIWAATDQGIFKADLSYGNLADFNNWQQEQGISEYQRKCGHLQFIDGDVIVSRFVSETASELYRYRNGSWSNFSGSLDRIYSIRNINNSLWVIQAGKIRIFNSNGIENEVLEYSGITEMHDALVVDGRTFVADYQKSLQEIIGSSANQIKPDGPLSRNISNIFSATEQTWAVAGGVTASYDGSGEKAELFLFENQKWTNYSNENIPTFSNKSDLLRLTNNKRDRSLIYAASWGDGIFVFKDNEYQVNWNFENSPLGTKGISGMDSDSDGNLWILDANSSAPVKILSPAGEWTSLSYSTLANRVDMQKIVCLKNGDKWVLNAPGQSLFAFNENQSLSNQDDDAVASFLVRDENNSTISSKVYDLIEDEKGDVWLGTSSGVAVYSNPGNIFRTGNFYAYQPIITIDGSTQFLLGTESVNAIALNGADQKWLGTANSGVFLISENGDEQLVHFTNENSPLPSNTIQRISVNPGTGEVFFVTDKGMVSYKGAVTAGTESYNNLYVYPNPVRETYHGDVVVSGLIAESTVKITDISGNLVMEGKSGGGQFIWDGKNFNGSRVHTGVYLIFCSNSDGSKSKVIKLLFIH
- a CDS encoding non-canonical purine NTP diphosphatase, with product MKLVFATNNLNKLKELQNLLGEEIELLSLADINCDDEIPEDYETLEENASQKARYIFDKFKMNCFADDTGLEIESLNNEPGVYSARYAGEEKDAKANMRKVLENLKGIENRKSRFRTVISLLIDGKEIQFEGVVEGNILEKERGIDGFGYDPIFEPSGYGISFAEMDMTEKNKISHRGLAVRKLVDYLLSIKE
- a CDS encoding universal stress protein translates to MENTKRSILVAWDFSAVAEYALEHALIFAENVDATVTLLHIVKKDSQLDEANSKMAEAVAKIEKERGVRPEVLVREGSIFTSINDIAKEMNSMLVLMGTHGIKGMQKLTGSWALKVIVGSRVPFVVVQAPPVQKKYSSVVLPVDFKKENKEKLSWAEFLGKFFKAKMRIITPKIPEGQMLQRTKANLVFAKKYLENRGIDYEIDTADGGNDFAMETVDFAKKIDADIILIMTTKNISFQDYMLGAHEQFVIANSAHIPVMCVNPRTDLAKYGSFY